In Rosa chinensis cultivar Old Blush chromosome 1, RchiOBHm-V2, whole genome shotgun sequence, a genomic segment contains:
- the LOC112164555 gene encoding uncharacterized protein LOC112164555 — protein MDGFREMVDFCSLFDFKAVGPMFTWSGIRWGELVKVRLDRFLVSSEWLDCFPCSRAINLKSNQSDHLPILIEIRSSRSQKRRRKQRFHFEECWLYEEECRKMVELGWSSGTGTNPFSTICNKIANTRDVLLE, from the coding sequence ATGGATGGGTTTCGAGAGATGGTGgatttttgttctctttttgaCTTCAAGGCAGTGGGTCCAATGTTCACTTGGTCGGGAATTCGGTGGGGAGAGTTGGTTAAAGTCCGGCTTGACAGATTCTTAGTGTCTTCCGAGTGGTTGGACTGTTTTCCATGTTCCCGTGCCATCAACCTTAAGTCGAACCAGTCAGACCATCTGCCTATTTTGATTGAGATTAGGAGTAGTCGGTCACAAAAGCGGAGGAGGAAACAAAGGTTCCACTTTGAAGAATGTTGGCTTTATGAGGAGGAGTGCAGGAAGATGGTGGAATTGGGTTGGTCTAGTGGGACAGGGACTAATCCCTTTTCTACTATTTGTAACAAGATTGCAAACACTAGGGATGTTCTGTTGGAGTGA
- the LOC112164571 gene encoding G-type lectin S-receptor-like serine/threonine-protein kinase SD1-29, whose amino-acid sequence MDIRIRSICALLNGSMFFFLFIILFSLLPSHYHCAEVDEITLLQPLAQGQTLVSPGHIFELGFFSPNNSAKRYVGIWHKDISPRKVVWVANREKPLAVADTSANLTVTSNGNLKLVDGKQKSIWSTNIASLVSSSNTSSVAAVLLDNGNFVVNDHLGAELWKSFDYPGDTVLPNMVLRESKSGKGHFLRSWKTENDPSPGKFILGLPPQAPSQVFIWINNGSNDSHSIPFWRSGPWDKSSFIGVPGMDHRYINGYSVDDNLKQGTVDFSYSLYDKPVAYIYISPEGILRLRFSKNNGKWYDFWQIPKNPCDIYGACGPFGVCKASASPICKCLKGFVPKSHVEWRKGNWTGGCVRQTKLFCERQTNKSVSSRGKKVDDDGFWKMVKLKIPDSHEFITALKPKETSNDCKLRCLNNCSCLAYAFVNNIGCLVWSKDLIDIQQFSASDGVDLYIRLAHSELGEGKPIKLIGSLTAIVFVSILAAIVFDFYRRQANQKRQTQNFESTGMIKSSRDGLREYIGKHDPLELQIYDFDSILIATNNFSVTNKLGEGGFGPVYKGMLQDGKEVAIKRLSSSSGQGIEEFKNEMLLIYNLQHKNLVRIMGCCVKEDEKLLIYEFMPNRSLDTFLFDTRKRAVLDWVTRFNIIHGVARGLLYLHHDSYVKVIHRDLKVSNILLDEKMNPKISDFGLARIVERTQNLENTQKVVGTRGYMSPEYAMGGMFSEKSDVYSFGVLVLEIISSKKNTNFCLYDQQLGFLAYAWNLWNEGRGLELVDEILGDSYSSSEVLKCMHIGLLCVQDNAVDRPTMADVAMMLSSEKDGPQPKLPLFTIQISAYHPQPHFENTNSSKNEASITMIEGR is encoded by the exons ATGGACATTAGAATCAGAAGCATTTGTGCTTTATTAAATGGCTCcatgttcttctttcttttcatcatcttattCAGCTTGCTTCCATCACATTATCATTGTGCTGAAGTTGATGAGATAACTCTTTTGCAACCGTTAGCGCAGGGACAAACTCTAGTTTCCCCTGGCCACATTTTTGAGTTAGGCTTCTTCAGTCCTAATAACTCTGCTAAGAGGTATGTGGGGATATGGCACAAAGATATATCTCCGCGTAAAGTTGTATGGGTGGCCAACAGAGAAAAACCTCTTGCAGTTGCAGACACCTCAGCGAATTTGACAGTTACTAGCAATGGGAATCTGAAGCTTGTAGATGGGAAACAAAAGTCTATATGGTCTACAAATATTGCTTCTTTGGTGTCATCATCGAATACTAGTTCAGTTGCTGCAGTTCTCTTAGATAATGGAAACTTTGTTGTCAATGATCATCTGGGAGCTGAGTTATGGAAGAGCTTTGATTATCCTGGTGACACAGTCCTGCCAAACATGGTGTTGCGAGAAAGTAAGTCTGGAAAGGGGCACTTCTTGAGATCTTGGAAAACAGAGAATGATCCATCACCAGGGAAATTCATACTTGGATTGCCCCCACAGGCGCCGTCACAAGTGTTCATTTGGATCAATAATGGATCAAATGATTCACATTCAATTCCCTTCTGGAGAAGTGGTCCATGGGATAAGTCGAGTTTCATTGGTGTACCAGGAATGGATCATCGATATATAAATGGCTATAGTGTGGATGATAACTTAAAGCAGGGCACAGTGGATTTCTCTTATAGTTTATATGACAAACCTGTGGCATATATATACATCTCTCCAGAAGGAATACTGAGGCTTAGATTTTCGAAGAATAATGGGAAGTGGTATGATTTTTGGCAGATACCGAAGAATCCATGTGACATCTATGGAGCTTGTGGACCTTTTGGAGTTTGCAAAGCTTCTGCATCTCCAATCTGTAAGTGTTTGAAAGGTTTTGTACCGAAGTCGCATGTGGAATGGAGGAAAGGAAACTGGACAGGAGGGTGTGTGAGGCAGACGAAATTGTTTTGTGAGAGACAAACAAATAAGTCAGTCTCATCAAGAGGGAAAAAAGTTGATGATGATGGGTTTTGgaagatggtgaagttgaaaaTACCAGATTCTCATGAGTTCATTACTGCTCTCAAACCTAAAGAAACGTCCAACGATTGCAAATTACGGTGCCTAAACAACTGTTCTTGCCTTGCTTATGCATTTGTTAATAATATAGGGTGTTTGGTATGGTCCAAAGATCTTATTGATATACAGCAGTTTTCGGCATCTGACGGAGTGGATCTTTATATTCGCCTAGCACACTCCGAACTAG gtGAAGGAAAGCCAATAAAGTTAATTGGCAGCCTTACAGCTATAGTTTTTGTGAGTATCTTGGCAGCCATAGTATTCGATTTTTACAGGAGGCAAGCTAACCAGAAGA GACAGACTCAGAACTTTGAATCGACTGGTATGATTAAGAGTTCAAGAGATGGTCTCCGAGAATATATTGGAAAGCATGATCCCTTAGAGCTACAGATATATGATTTTGATAGCATACTAATTGCTACAAACAATTTCAGTGTCACAAACAAACTTGGGGAAGGAGGATTTGGCCCAGTTTATAAG GGTATGCTGCAAGATGGGAAGGAAGTAGCAATAAAGAGACTATCTAGTAGCTCAGGACAAGGcattgaagagttcaagaatgagATGCTGTTGATCTACAATCTTCAACATAAAAATCTTGTTAGGATCATGGGTTGCTGTGTTAAAGAGGATGAGAAATTACTGATTTACGAGTTCATGCCAAACAGAAGCTTGGATACTTTTCTATTCG ATACGAGGAAGAGAGCGGTGCTTGACTGGGTGACTCGCTTTAATATTATTCATGGTGTTGCTAGAGGGCTTCTTTATCTCCATCATGATTCGTATGTGAAGGTGATACATAGGGATCTGAAAGTCAGCAACATTCTcttggatgagaaaatgaacccaaaaatttcagattttggattAGCAAGAATAGTTGAAAGAACACAAAATCTAGAAAATACTCAGAAAGTTGTTGGAACACG TGGCTATATGTCTCCAGAGTATGCCATGGGGGGGATGTTTTCTGAAAAATCTGATGTCTATAGCTTCGGAGTCTTGGTCTTGGAGATTATTAGCAGCAAGAAGAATACCAACTTTTGTTTATATGACCAACAACTAGGCTTTCTAGCCTAT GCATGGAACTTGTGGAATGAAGGCAGAGGGTTAGAGTTGGTAGATGAAATATTGGGCGATTCATATTCCTCATCGGAAGTACTGAAATGCATGCATATCGGGCTTCTGTGTGTACAAGACAATGCTGTAGATAGGCCAACCATGGCGGATGTAGCTATGATGTTAAGTAGTGAGAAAGATGGCCCACAACCCAAGCTACCTCTATTCACTATCCAAATTTCAGCTTATCATCCTCAACCACATTTTGAGAATACTAATTCCTCCAAAAATGAAGCTAGCATTACAATGATTGAAGGACGATAA